One window from the genome of Spirosoma rhododendri encodes:
- a CDS encoding Uma2 family endonuclease — MTELAAQLLESPKAPQIIQQVQAILVTERRNRQFFYKWRSDDMKAEFINGEIVVHSPALERHNAAVLRLGMLMNAFVDDREIGMVRIEKALVELSRNSYEPDIVFFANEKAALIIPDQLYYPAPDLIVEVLSKSTQQNDRGVKFEDYAAHGVTEYWLVDPVRETIETFSIDADTTEYAATGLFRVGQSVGSQVVAGFTIPVKAVFDAGANVIALRAILTA; from the coding sequence ATGACCGAATTAGCTGCCCAGTTACTAGAGTCGCCCAAAGCCCCGCAGATTATTCAACAGGTGCAGGCAATTCTGGTGACTGAACGCAGGAACAGGCAGTTCTTCTACAAGTGGCGGAGCGACGACATGAAAGCCGAGTTCATTAACGGAGAAATCGTTGTGCATTCGCCCGCATTAGAACGGCATAACGCTGCTGTTCTGCGGTTGGGTATGCTCATGAATGCTTTTGTTGATGACAGGGAGATTGGTATGGTTCGTATTGAAAAGGCACTTGTCGAGCTGTCCCGCAATAGCTACGAACCGGACATTGTCTTTTTCGCCAACGAGAAAGCAGCCCTCATTATACCAGACCAGTTATACTACCCAGCCCCGGACCTGATCGTCGAAGTGCTGTCGAAGAGTACGCAGCAGAACGACCGGGGCGTCAAGTTTGAAGACTATGCGGCCCACGGCGTGACTGAATACTGGCTGGTTGACCCAGTTCGCGAGACGATCGAAACGTTTAGCATCGATGCCGATACGACTGAATATGCTGCGACGGGTTTGTTTCGCGTCGGGCAGTCGGTGGGCAGTCAGGTGGTGGCGGGTTTTACCATACCGGTTAAAGCGGTGTTCGACGCCGGAGCTAATGTAATAGCCCTACGCGCGATACTTACCGCATAG
- a CDS encoding sulfate adenylyltransferase subunit 1 produces MDLLRFITAGSVDDGKSTLIGRLLYDSKSILVDQLEAIERASKSRDDGEIDLALLTDGLRSEREQGITIDVAYRYFQTPKRKFIIVDAPGHIQYTRNMVTGASNCQLAIVLVDARHGVVEQTRRHSLITSLLGIPHIVVAINKMDLVDFSQDVYSDICIQYADLAKKLNVKQVTYIPLSALNGDNVVDRSVAMPWYEGPTLLEHLETVPLTNDFGVQLPGRFPVQYVIRPQTAELHDYRGYAGKITSGTFQKGDAITVLPSGETSTIDAIEIAGTHLDTAEAPQSVVLHLSSDVDISRGDLIVRSDALPTSSPTVEAMLCWMDTKEFKVGNKYVLQVGTSRTRCSVREIAYKLNVNTYEETEDVDSLKLNDMAKIVLRTAQPISFDAYQQNRATGGAILIDETSNVTVGALMLIGEA; encoded by the coding sequence ATGGACTTACTTCGCTTTATAACAGCCGGATCGGTTGACGACGGCAAGAGCACCCTCATCGGGCGGTTACTTTACGATTCAAAATCGATTCTGGTCGATCAGCTTGAAGCGATCGAACGGGCCAGCAAAAGCCGCGACGACGGCGAAATCGACCTTGCCTTACTGACCGACGGACTGCGTTCGGAGCGCGAACAGGGCATTACCATCGACGTGGCTTACCGGTATTTTCAGACGCCGAAACGCAAGTTTATCATCGTCGATGCACCGGGGCACATTCAGTACACCCGCAACATGGTAACGGGGGCGTCGAATTGCCAGCTGGCGATTGTGCTGGTCGATGCGCGGCACGGCGTCGTGGAGCAGACCCGGCGGCACTCGCTCATTACCAGCCTGCTCGGTATTCCGCACATCGTCGTGGCAATCAACAAAATGGACCTGGTTGATTTTTCGCAGGATGTTTACTCCGATATATGTATTCAGTACGCCGATCTGGCGAAGAAGCTGAATGTGAAGCAGGTGACATACATCCCGCTGTCGGCCCTGAATGGCGACAATGTGGTTGACCGGTCGGTGGCGATGCCGTGGTACGAAGGCCCGACGCTGCTCGAACATCTGGAAACTGTTCCGCTGACCAACGATTTCGGCGTTCAGTTGCCAGGCCGTTTTCCGGTGCAGTACGTCATCCGGCCGCAGACCGCCGAGTTGCACGATTACCGGGGCTATGCGGGCAAAATCACCAGTGGTACATTCCAGAAAGGCGATGCGATCACGGTCCTGCCCTCCGGTGAAACTTCGACTATCGACGCGATCGAAATCGCTGGTACACACCTCGACACGGCCGAAGCACCGCAATCGGTTGTGCTGCACCTGTCGAGCGATGTCGACATCAGCCGGGGTGACCTGATTGTGCGTTCGGATGCACTGCCAACCAGCAGTCCGACAGTCGAAGCGATGCTGTGCTGGATGGATACGAAGGAGTTTAAAGTCGGCAACAAGTACGTCTTGCAGGTTGGCACCTCGCGCACGCGCTGCTCGGTACGGGAGATTGCCTACAAACTGAACGTCAACACCTACGAAGAAACCGAAGACGTCGATAGCCTGAAACTGAACGACATGGCGAAAATCGTACTGCGGACAGCCCAGCCCATCAGCTTCGATGCATACCAGCAAAACCGCGCGACCGGGGGCGCCATTCTGATCGACGAAACTAGTAACGTAACTGTCGGTGCGCTGATGCTCATCGGCGAAGCCTAA
- a CDS encoding FkbM family methyltransferase, whose protein sequence is MNLFKRKKREEKVENPYSKFLSDEDYQQLIKTDRFTVGKLKFLGNNLEYSDAPGFLHSLQELFIDEVYSFIPETENPIIVDCGSNIGLSIIYFKQRFPNAKIIGFEPDAAIYKLLENNLKSFNLMDVQIHNAAVWTEDTELDFYAEGSLAGSTEINYANASDNKYKVAAIDLKKILSSNQVEFLKMDIEGAENTVLPDLANLIDSIPYVFLEYHGMLGKPQQLGAMLNMLSSAGFRYNIQAATEGVKHPFYEVPKHGFENQLNIFCKKSDEHSGSIRHVN, encoded by the coding sequence ATGAATCTGTTTAAAAGAAAAAAACGTGAGGAAAAAGTTGAAAATCCGTACTCAAAATTTTTGAGTGATGAGGATTACCAACAACTGATTAAAACCGACCGATTTACCGTAGGTAAATTAAAGTTTTTGGGTAATAATCTGGAATACTCCGACGCGCCTGGCTTTCTACATTCATTGCAAGAACTATTTATCGATGAGGTATATAGCTTTATCCCTGAAACAGAAAACCCAATTATTGTCGATTGCGGATCAAACATTGGCTTGAGCATTATTTATTTTAAACAGCGATTCCCTAACGCAAAAATCATTGGGTTTGAACCGGACGCTGCCATATATAAGTTGCTCGAAAACAATTTGAAATCGTTCAATCTTATGGACGTTCAGATACACAATGCTGCTGTCTGGACAGAAGATACTGAATTAGATTTCTATGCGGAAGGTTCGTTAGCAGGATCGACAGAAATAAATTACGCTAACGCCAGCGACAATAAGTATAAAGTTGCTGCCATTGATTTGAAGAAAATACTGTCATCCAATCAGGTAGAATTCTTAAAAATGGACATAGAAGGAGCCGAGAATACAGTGCTGCCGGATTTAGCCAATTTAATTGATTCGATCCCGTACGTATTCTTGGAATATCACGGTATGCTTGGAAAACCCCAACAACTAGGTGCTATGCTCAATATGCTAAGTTCCGCCGGATTTAGGTATAACATCCAAGCGGCAACAGAAGGAGTCAAACACCCATTTTATGAGGTTCCAAAACATGGTTTTGAAAATCAACTGAACATTTTCTGCAAAAAAAGTGATGAGCACAGTGGCTCAATCAGACACGTCAATTAA
- the cysD gene encoding sulfate adenylyltransferase subunit CysD, whose amino-acid sequence MDYLDQLESEAIHIMREVAGQFERPALLFSGGKDSITLVHLALKAFRPGKFPFPLVHIDTGHNFQEALDYRDDLANRIGEKLIVRYVEDTIRTKKLKEPTGRNATRNGLQTFTLLDTIEEFEFDACIGGARRDEEKARAKERVFSVRDEFGSWDPKRQRPELWNLYNGRIHKGENVRVFPISNWTELDVWNYIRREKIELPSIYFAHDRELIIRDGKLMATAGGVIKPEADDQIVTRRVRFRTVGDISCTAASPSHAATLDDVIDEIQATRISERGETRMDDQLSEAAMEDRKKGGYF is encoded by the coding sequence ATGGATTATCTAGACCAACTTGAGTCCGAAGCCATCCACATCATGCGGGAGGTTGCCGGACAGTTTGAGCGCCCTGCCCTGCTGTTCTCGGGCGGCAAAGACTCGATCACGCTCGTTCACCTGGCACTGAAAGCCTTTCGGCCGGGCAAGTTCCCATTCCCGCTCGTGCATATCGACACGGGCCATAACTTCCAGGAAGCCCTCGACTATCGCGACGATCTGGCAAACCGCATTGGCGAAAAACTCATCGTACGCTACGTGGAAGACACTATCCGGACGAAAAAGCTAAAAGAGCCGACGGGTCGGAACGCCACGCGCAACGGATTACAGACCTTCACCCTACTCGATACAATCGAAGAGTTTGAGTTTGATGCCTGCATCGGTGGTGCCCGTCGCGACGAGGAGAAGGCACGGGCTAAAGAGCGAGTCTTTTCGGTACGTGACGAGTTCGGCTCGTGGGATCCCAAGCGGCAGCGGCCCGAACTCTGGAACCTATACAATGGCCGGATTCACAAGGGTGAAAACGTCCGCGTGTTCCCCATCTCGAACTGGACCGAACTCGACGTCTGGAACTACATCCGACGCGAAAAAATCGAGCTACCGAGCATCTATTTCGCCCACGATCGCGAACTCATCATCCGCGACGGCAAGCTGATGGCCACCGCCGGGGGCGTTATCAAACCCGAAGCCGACGATCAGATCGTGACGCGCCGGGTCCGGTTCCGCACTGTTGGTGATATTTCCTGCACGGCCGCATCGCCCTCGCATGCCGCTACCCTCGACGACGTTATCGACGAGATTCAGGCGACGCGCATCTCCGAGCGGGGCGAAACCCGCATGGACGATCAGCTCTCGGAAGCCGCCATGGAAGACCGCAAAAAAGGCGGCTATTTTTGA
- a CDS encoding phosphoadenylyl-sulfate reductase translates to MLAEPTNHTQESLTDQLAGLSEVDALRRLAELYPGQIVFSTSLGYEDQVITDMILANDIPIRIFTLDTGRMFAETYSVWKKTNDRYATKIETYFPERAAEERLMTEKGPYSFYDSVENRKECCGIRKVEPLNRALSGQKIWITGIRAEQSPNRQTMTQVERDDAHDLFKFHPLMNWTFEQVKEYVKVNNVPYNPLHDRGFVSIGCQPCTRAIQPGEDFRAGRWWWEDNSKKECGLHTHEEAFKA, encoded by the coding sequence ATGCTAGCAGAACCAACCAACCATACACAGGAGAGCCTGACCGATCAACTGGCCGGGCTGTCGGAGGTCGATGCACTACGTCGGCTGGCCGAGTTGTATCCGGGTCAGATCGTCTTTTCGACCAGCCTGGGTTATGAAGATCAGGTCATCACCGATATGATTCTGGCCAACGACATCCCCATCCGCATCTTCACGCTGGACACGGGCCGGATGTTCGCCGAGACGTATTCGGTCTGGAAAAAGACCAACGACCGTTACGCGACCAAAATCGAAACGTACTTCCCGGAGCGCGCGGCCGAAGAACGGCTGATGACCGAAAAAGGGCCGTACAGCTTCTACGATTCGGTTGAGAATCGGAAAGAGTGCTGTGGTATCCGTAAGGTTGAGCCGCTGAACCGGGCATTGTCGGGCCAGAAAATCTGGATTACGGGCATTCGCGCGGAGCAGTCGCCCAACAGGCAGACGATGACGCAGGTCGAGCGCGACGATGCCCACGACCTGTTCAAGTTTCATCCCCTGATGAACTGGACGTTCGAGCAGGTAAAGGAGTACGTAAAAGTTAACAACGTACCTTACAACCCACTGCACGACCGGGGCTTTGTCAGCATCGGCTGTCAGCCCTGCACCCGTGCCATTCAGCCGGGCGAAGATTTCCGCGCCGGTCGGTGGTGGTGGGAAGACAACTCGAAAAAGGAATGCGGCCTCCACACCCACGAGGAAGCGTTCAAGGCATAA
- a CDS encoding Gfo/Idh/MocA family protein: protein MRLYSTLIILLLTLTQSFAQKKPLRVGVAGLVHSHVHQILNTIGKSNEIEIVGIAEPNRELAERFAKRYGYPMSMVYPTVTEMIAKTKPEAVTDYGRIVDHRKTVEACAPAGIHVMVEKPLATTYADAKAMAALARKHKVQLLTNYETTWYGSNHKAYAIADKDKAIGDIRKIVVHDGHEGPKEINVDPEFLAWLTDPVANGAGALFDFGCYGANLSTWLMHNQRPTSVMAVTQQIKPDIYPKVDDEATIILTYPKAQTIIQASWNWPFSRKDMAVYGRTGYVTTIDATRMRERLLGEKAEHELQATASDAPATNPFTYLTQLLRGETKPDELTSLENNLIVVEILDTARQSAKTGKAIQLN, encoded by the coding sequence ATGCGCTTGTACTCGACACTTATCATCCTGCTACTCACGCTAACCCAAAGTTTCGCGCAGAAGAAGCCGTTACGGGTGGGTGTGGCCGGGTTGGTGCATTCGCATGTGCACCAGATTCTGAACACGATTGGAAAATCGAATGAGATCGAGATAGTAGGTATAGCGGAGCCGAATCGTGAACTGGCCGAGCGCTTTGCCAAGCGATACGGCTACCCGATGAGCATGGTCTACCCGACGGTGACGGAGATGATTGCCAAGACGAAGCCCGAAGCCGTCACCGATTACGGTCGGATTGTCGATCACCGCAAAACGGTCGAAGCGTGCGCCCCGGCCGGGATTCACGTTATGGTCGAGAAACCGCTGGCGACGACGTATGCCGACGCGAAAGCGATGGCTGCGCTGGCCCGGAAGCACAAGGTACAGTTGCTGACCAACTACGAAACAACCTGGTACGGCAGCAACCACAAAGCTTACGCCATTGCTGATAAAGACAAAGCCATCGGCGACATTCGAAAAATCGTCGTACATGATGGTCACGAAGGTCCCAAAGAAATCAACGTCGACCCGGAGTTTCTGGCATGGCTGACAGATCCGGTTGCCAACGGAGCCGGTGCCCTGTTCGACTTTGGCTGCTACGGAGCTAACCTCTCGACCTGGCTTATGCACAATCAGCGGCCCACGTCGGTGATGGCCGTTACTCAGCAAATCAAGCCCGACATCTATCCGAAAGTCGACGACGAAGCCACGATAATCCTGACCTATCCGAAGGCGCAGACGATTATTCAGGCGTCGTGGAACTGGCCGTTCAGCCGGAAGGACATGGCCGTTTATGGCCGAACGGGCTACGTGACTACCATCGACGCAACCCGAATGCGTGAGCGGTTACTAGGCGAAAAAGCTGAGCACGAGCTACAAGCAACAGCGTCAGACGCACCAGCGACGAATCCATTTACGTACCTGACGCAACTACTGCGGGGTGAAACCAAACCCGACGAATTAACGTCATTGGAAAATAACCTGATCGTCGTAGAAATTCTCGACACGGCCCGCCAATCGGCCAAAACGGGGAAGGCGATCCAGCTGAATTAG
- a CDS encoding DUF3368 domain-containing protein, with protein MISATPDNLVISDTSCLVLLTNIDELDLLRRCYDRILITPEVATEYGIPLPEWIEIRSPSDRNMQQVLLETLDLGEATALSLAWELRHYTVIIDDLKARKAGIRMGLRVTGTIGVIVRAKQKGILTQATPILAKVQQTNFRVSDNVIAEAIREAGE; from the coding sequence ATGATATCCGCAACGCCTGATAATCTGGTTATTTCTGATACCAGTTGCCTCGTGTTGCTAACCAATATAGATGAGTTAGACTTGTTGCGTCGTTGCTACGACCGCATACTCATTACGCCGGAGGTAGCTACGGAATATGGGATACCCTTGCCGGAATGGATCGAAATAAGGTCGCCTTCGGATAGAAATATGCAACAGGTCCTGCTGGAAACGTTGGATTTGGGCGAAGCAACCGCACTTAGTTTAGCGTGGGAGCTTCGTCATTACACAGTTATCATTGACGATTTGAAAGCTCGTAAAGCTGGCATCAGAATGGGACTGCGCGTGACTGGCACCATCGGCGTTATTGTCCGGGCAAAGCAAAAAGGCATTTTGACTCAAGCTACTCCAATACTGGCAAAAGTCCAGCAGACCAATTTTCGGGTGAGTGATAACGTAATTGCAGAAGCAATTAGAGAAGCCGGTGAATAA
- a CDS encoding UPF0175 family protein codes for MKTLTINLPDNLDIEEFEAKMLLAGQLYEKGKVTMGQAADIVGISKRSFMEVMGRFGFSLFSQSLDDLHHDIRNA; via the coding sequence ATGAAAACCCTGACCATCAATTTACCGGACAATCTCGACATCGAGGAGTTTGAAGCTAAGATGCTTCTTGCCGGGCAGCTTTACGAAAAGGGTAAAGTGACAATGGGTCAAGCTGCTGACATTGTAGGTATCAGTAAACGTTCATTCATGGAAGTTATGGGGCGATTTGGATTTTCTCTTTTCAGTCAGTCATTAGACGATTTGCACCATGATATCCGCAACGCCTGA
- a CDS encoding trans-sulfuration enzyme family protein has protein sequence MKKQTKAIRIQTPKSGNREHSVPLYLTSSFAFESAEQGKALFDETEDGNIYSRFSNPNVTEFVDKVCMLENAEDGIATGTGMAAVFASMAALLKSGDHIVACRALFGSAHQIITQILSKWGITHTYVDATATEAEWEEAIKANPATGTATADRPAAKMVYLETPSNPGLELVDLAMLARLKEKYGFILNVDNCFATPLLQTPIDLGADLSVHSATKFMDGQGRVLGGIVVGSKELIQPIRFFARHTGPSLSPFNAWVLSKSLETLDLRMERHCRNALALAEALDAHPDVAVVKYPFLPSHPQYELAKQQMSAGGAIVTIELEGGFDRVKSFFDSLEIATLSSNLGDSRTIVTNPNTTTHAKLKPEEKAALGITPGLIRISVGLEAIEDLIADFTQALEKSADVVAADVVKENVT, from the coding sequence ATGAAAAAGCAAACCAAAGCCATCCGTATCCAAACGCCGAAGTCGGGCAACCGCGAACATTCGGTGCCGCTGTACCTGACATCGAGTTTCGCCTTCGAAAGCGCCGAGCAAGGCAAAGCCCTGTTCGACGAAACCGAAGACGGTAACATCTATAGCCGCTTTTCAAATCCTAACGTCACCGAGTTTGTCGACAAGGTGTGTATGCTGGAGAATGCGGAAGACGGTATCGCGACGGGTACGGGGATGGCGGCTGTGTTTGCCAGCATGGCGGCTTTGCTGAAATCGGGCGACCACATCGTAGCCTGCCGTGCCCTGTTTGGTTCTGCCCATCAGATTATCACGCAGATTCTGAGCAAGTGGGGCATCACGCATACCTACGTCGACGCAACGGCGACGGAAGCGGAGTGGGAAGAAGCCATTAAAGCGAACCCCGCTACTGGAACCGCAACGGCGGACCGGCCGGCCGCAAAGATGGTTTACCTCGAAACACCGTCGAACCCCGGCCTTGAACTGGTCGATCTGGCGATGCTGGCGCGGCTAAAAGAGAAGTACGGCTTCATTCTGAACGTCGACAACTGTTTCGCTACGCCCCTGCTGCAAACGCCCATCGATCTCGGTGCCGACCTGTCGGTTCACTCGGCAACCAAGTTCATGGACGGTCAGGGCCGCGTACTGGGCGGGATCGTTGTGGGGTCGAAAGAGTTGATTCAACCGATTCGTTTTTTCGCCCGGCACACGGGACCGTCGCTGTCTCCGTTCAACGCCTGGGTACTGTCGAAGAGCCTGGAAACGCTGGATTTGCGCATGGAACGCCACTGCCGCAACGCGCTGGCGCTGGCCGAAGCCCTCGACGCCCATCCTGACGTAGCGGTGGTAAAGTATCCGTTTTTGCCGTCGCACCCCCAATACGAACTGGCGAAGCAGCAGATGAGCGCGGGCGGTGCCATCGTAACGATTGAGCTGGAAGGCGGTTTTGACCGGGTAAAATCGTTCTTCGATTCGCTGGAGATAGCCACGCTATCCTCGAATCTCGGCGATTCGCGCACCATCGTCACCAACCCCAACACGACGACCCACGCCAAGCTGAAGCCGGAAGAAAAAGCCGCCCTTGGCATCACCCCCGGCCTGATCCGGATTTCGGTCGGTCTGGAAGCCATCGAAGACCTCATCGCCGACTTCACGCAGGCCCTCGAAAAATCGGCCGACGTAGTAGCGGCCGACGTGGTAAAGGAGAACGTAACGTAG
- a CDS encoding sulfite exporter TauE/SafE family protein — translation MNPSDELIKSDAPSIDLNGLTITVQGPRASEQANALRATFPTVKVMAPGAATLTTDSLLLRPRTRTEIAIYVFASLALMIVGHLLFSYFTIDRITVLAGSVKVTPDIFYYLMAGFVAQMIDGALGMAYGVTATTFLTSVGISPVFATASVHSSEIFTSGVSGYMHLKFGNVNSRLFKAVLIPGVIGAALGAYLITALSDMEIIAKYLSPVISVYTAILGVLILQKALVKRTEKKPVRKIGLLAWFGGFVDAIGGGGWGPIVNSTLIAAGRHPRYTIGSVNLAEFFVSFASSVVFALYAGLDNYGMVILGLILGGMIAAPIAAHLAQRLPVKTMMILVGIVIIIVSLRKIILFF, via the coding sequence ATGAATCCATCGGACGAGCTGATTAAATCCGACGCTCCCTCCATCGACCTGAATGGCTTGACAATTACGGTACAGGGCCCACGGGCAAGCGAACAGGCCAATGCACTACGGGCAACGTTTCCGACGGTTAAAGTCATGGCTCCCGGCGCGGCTACGCTGACCACCGACTCCCTGCTGCTTCGTCCCCGCACCCGTACTGAGATTGCCATCTACGTCTTCGCGTCGCTGGCCCTGATGATCGTCGGGCACCTGCTATTCAGCTATTTCACCATCGACCGGATCACCGTATTAGCCGGTTCGGTAAAGGTTACACCCGACATTTTTTATTACCTGATGGCAGGCTTCGTCGCGCAGATGATCGACGGCGCACTGGGCATGGCCTACGGCGTTACGGCTACTACCTTCCTGACCAGCGTGGGCATCAGTCCGGTATTTGCCACGGCCAGTGTACACAGTTCGGAGATTTTCACCTCGGGCGTGTCGGGCTACATGCACCTCAAATTCGGCAACGTCAACAGTCGGTTGTTCAAAGCCGTCCTGATTCCGGGCGTCATTGGCGCGGCTTTAGGCGCTTATCTGATCACGGCGCTGTCGGATATGGAAATCATTGCCAAATACCTGTCGCCCGTCATCTCGGTGTACACCGCTATCTTGGGCGTACTGATCCTGCAAAAAGCACTGGTAAAGCGAACCGAGAAAAAGCCAGTCCGCAAAATCGGGCTGCTGGCCTGGTTCGGCGGCTTTGTCGACGCTATTGGCGGGGGTGGCTGGGGTCCGATTGTCAACTCGACGCTGATTGCCGCCGGTCGGCACCCGCGCTACACGATTGGATCAGTCAACCTGGCTGAGTTCTTCGTATCGTTCGCCAGTTCGGTAGTTTTCGCGCTGTACGCTGGTTTGGACAATTACGGAATGGTAATTTTGGGCCTGATTCTGGGCGGTATGATTGCCGCGCCGATTGCCGCACACCTCGCCCAGCGTCTACCCGTTAAAACGATGATGATCCTGGTCGGTATCGTCATTATCATCGTCAGCTTGCGCAAGATTATTTTGTTTTTTTGA
- a CDS encoding glycoside hydrolase family 35 protein produces MTLIRSLTRLFTGLLLIFSSINPVQAQRSQHMFALGKTDFLLDGKPFQLISGEMHPARIPRAYWQHRIRMAKAMGCNTIAAYVFWNYHESKPGVFDFKTDNHDIVEFIRLVQQEGMWVLLRPGPYVCAEWDFGGLPPYLLKTADLKVRCLDPTYMAAAERYIKKLATLVKPLQVSNGGPILMVQVENEYGSYANDRDYMQRIHQLWLDNGIKTPFYTADGPAVPNLTAGSLPGVAVGLDPGASQADFDRSGRVNPGVPVFSSETYPGWLTHWGEKWARPDTAGLLKEVRFLLDTKKSFNLYVIHGGTNFGFTAGANGFKPTEYQADVTSYDYDAPINEQGQPTPKYHALRQLIGQHVGTLPAIPDPIPAMDVPAITLRPFATIWDNLPKPITVAQPKPMEMFDQNSGFILYRTKIVGYSPGTLTITEPHDYALVYLDGKYIGPVYRDGGKWSIDLPKTANNEPVLDILVEGMGRINFAQYMIDRKGITDRVSLGSMTLMNWQVFPLPFERSYISQLKPGQPNTDQPGQFFTGQFSLDTVADTYFDLSGYKKGVVYVNGHNLGRYWEIGPQKRLYCPATWLKKGANEIVVFDLHQTMAAPISGSRTLE; encoded by the coding sequence ATGACATTAATTCGTTCGCTTACCCGGCTCTTTACGGGTTTACTGCTCATTTTTTCATCAATCAACCCCGTTCAGGCGCAGCGCAGTCAACATATGTTCGCGCTGGGTAAAACCGACTTTCTGCTCGACGGCAAGCCGTTTCAACTGATCAGCGGGGAGATGCACCCCGCCCGCATTCCCCGCGCCTACTGGCAGCACCGCATCCGCATGGCGAAGGCGATGGGCTGCAATACCATCGCAGCTTATGTGTTCTGGAATTACCACGAATCGAAGCCGGGCGTGTTCGATTTCAAAACCGATAACCACGATATCGTCGAGTTCATCCGGCTGGTGCAACAGGAGGGTATGTGGGTGCTGCTGCGGCCCGGCCCGTACGTCTGCGCCGAGTGGGACTTCGGCGGACTGCCTCCTTACCTGCTCAAAACCGCCGATCTGAAAGTCCGCTGCCTCGACCCGACCTACATGGCTGCGGCCGAACGCTACATCAAAAAGCTGGCGACATTAGTTAAGCCGTTGCAGGTGTCGAATGGTGGGCCGATTCTGATGGTACAGGTCGAAAATGAGTACGGCAGCTACGCCAACGACCGCGACTACATGCAGCGCATCCATCAGCTCTGGCTCGACAACGGTATCAAAACCCCGTTTTACACCGCCGACGGACCGGCCGTGCCCAACCTGACCGCCGGTTCGCTACCGGGCGTGGCCGTGGGGCTTGACCCCGGTGCGAGTCAGGCCGACTTCGACCGGTCTGGCCGCGTCAATCCGGGTGTGCCGGTATTCAGCAGCGAAACCTACCCCGGCTGGCTCACGCACTGGGGCGAAAAATGGGCTCGACCCGATACCGCCGGTCTGCTGAAGGAAGTCCGCTTCCTGCTCGACACGAAGAAGTCGTTCAACCTGTATGTCATCCACGGCGGTACAAACTTCGGGTTTACGGCCGGGGCTAATGGCTTCAAACCTACCGAGTACCAAGCCGACGTTACCAGTTACGACTACGACGCGCCGATTAACGAACAGGGTCAGCCAACACCCAAATACCATGCCCTGCGCCAACTGATCGGGCAGCACGTTGGTACCTTGCCCGCCATTCCTGACCCCATTCCGGCGATGGACGTTCCCGCCATCACGCTCCGCCCCTTCGCAACTATCTGGGATAACCTGCCAAAACCCATCACCGTAGCGCAGCCGAAACCGATGGAAATGTTCGATCAGAACAGCGGATTTATTTTGTATCGCACCAAGATCGTCGGCTACTCGCCCGGCACACTAACCATCACCGAGCCGCACGATTACGCGCTGGTGTATCTGGACGGCAAATACATTGGTCCCGTTTACCGTGACGGCGGCAAGTGGAGCATCGACCTGCCCAAGACAGCTAACAACGAACCGGTGCTCGATATTCTGGTCGAAGGCATGGGCCGCATCAACTTCGCGCAGTACATGATCGACCGAAAGGGTATCACCGACCGCGTGTCGCTGGGCAGTATGACGCTGATGAACTGGCAGGTGTTCCCCCTCCCCTTCGAGCGTTCGTACATCAGTCAGTTAAAGCCCGGCCAGCCTAACACCGATCAGCCCGGCCAGTTCTTTACCGGTCAGTTTTCACTCGATACCGTCGCCGACACCTACTTCGACCTGAGCGGCTACAAAAAGGGCGTTGTTTACGTGAACGGGCATAACCTCGGGCGTTACTGGGAAATTGGACCGCAGAAACGGCTGTACTGCCCGGCCACCTGGTTGAAAAAGGGTGCAAACGAGATCGTCGTGTTCGACCTGCACCAGACAATGGCGGCTCCCATCAGCGGTAGCAGGACACTGGAATAG